One window from the genome of Magnolia sinica isolate HGM2019 chromosome 4, MsV1, whole genome shotgun sequence encodes:
- the LOC131243356 gene encoding E3 SUMO-protein ligase SIZ1 isoform X3 yields MALFFWLTVAHPLFPVKMTTSNIPTDGTNPVQNVEKKFQLTRADRDLLQKTDYDLQAWCMLLNDKVSFRMQWPQYSDLQVNGVPIRTTNRPGSQLLGINGRDDGPAITTCCREGINQITLQGCDARIFCMGVRIVKRRTVQQVLNMVPKESDGERLEDALARVCRCIGGGAAAENADSDSDLEVVAESVTVNLRCPMSGSRMKIAGRFKPCVHMGCFDLETFVELNQRSRKWQCPICLKNYALENIIIDPYFNRITSLMQDCSEDVNEIDVKPDGSWRAKNESECRDLARWHFPDGSLCVTTDGGMEPEQEIFKQQIKQEFASDEHTSLKIGIKRNHNGMWEVSKPEDMQPMSSGNHLAERYENHCPKVMPMSSSATGSYRDGEDASVNQEGGGHFDFSTNNGNELDSIPLSFGQPCSAVNRIPSAPLTDADVIVLSDSEEDLTLISPENVCGADPAEGGGISFSVPPGVAESYQEDDNPVLGLFNSNVDEFTMWSLPPTASDFQLFGTGTVDQDPLVDVQPPTHVPCPAPVNGYGLASGAASQVQDSVVGRSNTETDGGLVDNPMAFGSDDPSLQIFLPSRPAGISVQADARDCADMSNGIRSEDWISLRLGGASSQNESADECGSNSRKQHASNEGSMARLDSNNNSNSTASLLPSMNNDDDDRSEKATWRRPRSGGPFSHPRQPRSVRPRLHLSIDIDSE; encoded by the exons AACAAACCCAGTACAGAATGTGGAAAAGAAATTTCAACTAACAAGAGCAGACAGAGATTTGCTGCAGAAAACTGACTATGATCTACAG GCTTGGTGTATGCTTCTCAATGATAAGGTCTCTTTTAGGATGCAGTGGCCACAGTATTCAGATTTACAGGTTAATG GTGTGCCAATCCGTACGACTAATAGGCCTGGATCTCAATTATTAGGAATTAATGGCCGTGATGATGGTCCTGCA ATCACAACATGCTGCAGGGAGGGAATCAATCAGATCACTTTACAAGGATGTGATGCTCGGATTTTCTGCATGGGTGTCAGAATTGTAAAGCGGAGGACAGTACAGCAG GTCCTTAACATGGTTCCAAAGGAATCAGATGGTGAGCGTCTTGAAGACGCTCTTGCCCGTGTTTGTCGCTGCATTGGTGGTGGCGCCGCTGCCGAGAACGCTGATAGTGACAGTGATTTGGAAGTCGTGGCAGAATCAGTTACTGTCAATCTCCGCTGTCCA ATGAGCGGGTCTAGAATGAAGATTGCTGGAAGATTCAAGCCTTGCGTTCATATGGGGTGTTTTGATCTTGAAACTTTTGTAGAACTTAATCAACGCTCTAGGAAA TGGCAATGTCCCATTTGCCTTAAGAATTACGCCTTGGAGAACATTATCATTGATCCATATTTCAATCGCATCACCTCTTTG ATGCAAGATTGCAGCGAAGATGTAAATGAGATTGATGTGAAGCCCGATGGTTCTTGGCGTGCAAAGAACGAAAGTGAATGTAGAGATCTTGCACGGTGGCACTTCCCAGATGGATCTCTTTGTGTCACAACAGATGGTGGGATGGAACCCGAACAGGAGATCTTCAAGCAGCAAATTAAGCAAGAATTTGCATCAGATGAACATACATCTTTAAAAATAGGAATCAAGAGAAACCACAATGGAATGTGGGAAGTGAGCAAACCTGAAGATATGCAGCCTATGTCATCTGGAAACCATTTAGCAGAGAGATACGAAAATCATTGCCCGAAAGTCATGCCAATGAGCAGTAGTGCTACAGGAAGTTACAGAGATGGTGAAGATGCAAGCGTTAATCAGGAAGGCGGGGGGCATTTCGATTTCTCtacaaacaatggcaatgagctCGATTCAATACCCCTCAGCTTTGGCCAACCGTGCAGTGCTGTAAATAGAATTCCTTCTGCACCATTAACAGATGCAGATGTTATTGTCCTCAGCGATTCAGAAGAAGATTTAACTTTGATATCTCCAGAAAATGTCTGCGGCGCTGACCCAGCCGAGGGTGGTGGAATTTCTTTTTCTGTTCCACCTGGGGTTGCAGAATCTTACCAAGAGGATGACAACCCTGTCCTGGGTCTCTTTAACAGTAATGTTGATGAGTTTACAATGTGGTCACTGCCCCCGACAGCTTCTGATTTCCAGCTATTTGGTACTGGGACGGTTGACCAAGATCCTTTGGTCGATGTACAGCCGCCTACTCATGTTCCCTGCCCTGCACCAGTAAATGGCTATGGTTTGGCCTCTGGGGCTGCATCGCAAGTTCAGGATTCTGTAGTTGGACGGTCAAACACTGAAACTGATGGAGGCCTGGTTGATAATCCCATGGCATTTGGGTCTGATGACCCCTCTTTGCAAATTTTCCTTCCTTCTCGACCAGCTGGCATTTCTGTTCAAGCAGATGCGAGAGACTGTGCTGATATGTCCAATGGCATCCGTTCAGAAGACTGGATTTCTCTTAGGCTTGGTGGTGCAAGCAGTCAGAATGAATCTGCAGATGAGTGTGGTTCAAATTCAAGAAAACAGCATGCATCCAATGAAGGAAGCATGGCGCGGTTGGATAGTAATAACAATAGCAATAGTACTG CTTCTTTGCTTCCGAGCAtgaacaatgatgatgatgatagatcTGAAAAGGCAACCTGGAGAAGGCCCAggtctggtggtcctttctcccaCCCTCGCCAGCCACGATCTGTACGACCACGGTTGCATCTTTCTATAGACATTGATTCTGAATAG